From Rhizobium favelukesii, the proteins below share one genomic window:
- the uraD gene encoding 2-oxo-4-hydroxy-4-carboxy-5-ureidoimidazoline decarboxylase, translating into MLSRDEFVSRYGGVFEHSPFVAERTYDDGFIGDELTVDRVHTALVAIFRAASPEERLGVLRAHPDLAGRLAIAGELTEDSKKEQAGAGLDRLSAEEHARFTELNAAYVEKFGFPFIIAVKGLNKDDILAAFEKRIDNSRDEEFTTAMAEVERIALLRLETMLPGR; encoded by the coding sequence ATGCTTTCGCGGGACGAGTTCGTATCACGTTATGGCGGCGTCTTTGAGCATTCGCCGTTCGTTGCCGAGCGCACCTATGACGACGGTTTCATCGGTGATGAACTGACCGTGGATCGTGTGCACACGGCGCTCGTCGCCATCTTTCGTGCAGCAAGCCCGGAAGAGAGGCTCGGCGTGCTGCGCGCTCATCCCGATCTTGCCGGGCGCCTTGCGATAGCAGGCGAGCTGACGGAAGACAGCAAAAAGGAACAGGCCGGCGCCGGGCTCGATCGCCTGAGCGCCGAGGAGCACGCACGGTTCACCGAACTCAACGCCGCCTATGTCGAAAAATTCGGCTTTCCGTTCATCATCGCCGTAAAGGGGCTGAACAAGGACGATATTCTCGCGGCCTTCGAAAAGCGCATCGACAACAGCCGCGACGAGGAGTTCACCACCGCCATGGCTGAGGTCGAGCGCATTGCGCTGCTGCGCCTCGAAACGATGTTGCCGGGGCGTTGA
- a CDS encoding HepT-like ribonuclease domain-containing protein → MSTERLVEYVDRMQQAAEQARALTEGMTENAFQADLRTQLAVTMSLVLLGEAAARIGVSHPDFIRDHAELPWAKIKGMRNLIVHDYYRADLSAIWGTVRSDLTDLISQLQSIRHWRIQGE, encoded by the coding sequence ATGAGCACAGAACGGCTCGTGGAATATGTCGATCGTATGCAGCAAGCTGCCGAGCAGGCACGCGCGCTGACGGAGGGCATGACCGAGAACGCTTTCCAGGCCGATCTTAGAACCCAACTCGCCGTGACCATGTCACTCGTCCTCTTAGGCGAGGCCGCAGCTCGGATCGGCGTTAGCCATCCTGATTTCATCCGCGATCACGCTGAACTTCCCTGGGCAAAGATAAAGGGAATGCGCAATCTGATCGTGCACGACTACTACCGCGCGGACCTTTCGGCCATTTGGGGCACCGTGCGAAGTGATTTGACCGACCTGATCTCGCAGCTTCAATCGATACGCCATTGGCGCATCCAAGGCGAATAA
- a CDS encoding (R)-mandelonitrile lyase, which translates to MKIKRNGSDPSAKGPVDYFTGTVRIDAPFQATAPARVGGATVTFEPGARTAWHTHPLGQTLIVISGSGRAQREGGPVEEIRVGDIVWFEPGEKHWHGASATTAMTHIAIAEARDGKVVDWMEKVTDEQYQN; encoded by the coding sequence ATGAAAATCAAGCGAAACGGCTCCGATCCATCCGCCAAGGGACCGGTGGATTATTTCACCGGAACGGTCCGGATCGACGCGCCGTTCCAGGCGACAGCGCCGGCGCGCGTCGGCGGCGCAACCGTGACCTTCGAGCCGGGCGCACGCACGGCCTGGCACACCCATCCGCTCGGCCAGACGTTGATCGTCATTTCAGGCAGCGGTCGGGCGCAGCGCGAAGGCGGCCCGGTCGAGGAGATCCGCGTCGGCGACATTGTCTGGTTCGAACCGGGCGAGAAGCACTGGCACGGTGCCTCCGCTACCACCGCCATGACCCACATTGCGATCGCCGAAGCCCGCGACGGCAAGGTGGTCGACTGGATGGAAAAGGTCACCGACGAGCAATACCAGAACTAA
- a CDS encoding dihydrofolate reductase family protein translates to MLEGGGGINGSFLSAGLIDEISLLILPVADGSLNVPTTFDRPTGPATRLSLISVEQLEGDVVYLRYRPW, encoded by the coding sequence TTGCTCGAAGGCGGCGGCGGCATCAACGGCAGCTTTCTGTCCGCCGGGCTCATCGACGAGATCAGTCTCCTCATCCTGCCTGTCGCCGACGGCAGCCTAAACGTGCCGACCACGTTCGATCGCCCCACAGGGCCGGCAACGCGTTTGTCGCTCATATCCGTCGAGCAACTGGAAGGCGATGTCGTCTACCTGCGCTATCGCCCTTGGTAA
- a CDS encoding alpha-hydroxy acid oxidase, translating into MATPLTIADLKSLAQRRVPKMFFDYADSGAWTESTYQANESDFSKIKLRQRVLVDMTNRTLETTMIGQKVAMPVALAPTGMTGMQHADGEMLAARAAEEFGVPFTLSTMSICSIEDVASVTTKPFWFQLYVMRDKDFVLNLINRAKAAKCSALVLTADLQILGQRHKDLRNGLSAPPKFTPKHIWQMATRPFWCLDMLQTKRRTFGNIVGHAKNVSDLSSLSSWTAEQFDPQLSWANVAWIKEQWGGPLIIKGICDVEDAKAAAETGADAIIVSNHGGRQLDGAPSSISMLPDIVDAVGHKIEVHLDGGIRSGQDVLKAIALGAKGTYIGRPFLYGLGAMGKDGVTLALNILRKEMDVTMALCGKRDINDVNSSIIAGRQ; encoded by the coding sequence ATGGCCACTCCTCTCACGATCGCCGACCTGAAAAGTCTCGCCCAGCGCCGCGTCCCGAAGATGTTTTTCGACTATGCGGATTCCGGTGCCTGGACAGAGTCGACCTACCAGGCGAACGAGAGCGATTTCTCCAAGATCAAGCTGCGCCAGCGCGTGCTCGTCGACATGACGAACCGCACGCTGGAGACGACGATGATCGGCCAGAAGGTGGCAATGCCGGTGGCCCTTGCCCCGACCGGCATGACCGGCATGCAGCATGCCGACGGCGAAATGCTGGCCGCCCGCGCCGCCGAGGAATTCGGCGTTCCCTTCACGCTGTCGACGATGAGCATCTGCTCGATCGAAGATGTCGCCTCGGTCACCACGAAGCCCTTCTGGTTCCAGCTCTACGTGATGCGCGATAAGGACTTCGTGCTCAACCTGATCAACCGCGCCAAGGCGGCGAAGTGTTCTGCCCTCGTCCTGACCGCCGATCTGCAGATTCTCGGCCAGCGCCATAAGGACCTGCGCAACGGCCTTTCGGCACCGCCGAAGTTCACGCCGAAGCACATCTGGCAGATGGCGACGCGCCCCTTCTGGTGCCTGGACATGCTACAGACGAAGCGCCGCACCTTCGGCAACATCGTCGGGCACGCCAAGAACGTTTCGGACCTCTCCTCGCTGTCGTCCTGGACGGCAGAGCAGTTCGACCCGCAGCTTTCCTGGGCCAACGTTGCCTGGATCAAGGAACAATGGGGCGGTCCGCTGATCATCAAGGGCATCTGCGACGTCGAGGATGCGAAGGCGGCAGCTGAAACCGGCGCCGATGCCATCATCGTCTCCAACCATGGCGGCCGTCAGCTCGATGGCGCTCCCTCTTCGATCAGCATGCTGCCTGATATCGTCGACGCCGTCGGCCACAAGATCGAGGTGCATCTGGACGGCGGCATTCGCTCCGGCCAGGACGTGCTGAAGGCGATCGCCCTTGGCGCCAAGGGCACCTATATCGGCCGCCCCTTCCTCTACGGCCTCGGCGCCATGGGTAAGGATGGCGTTACACTCGCCCTCAACATCCTGCGCAAGGAAATGGATGTCACCATGGCTCTTTGCGGCAAGCGCGACATCAACGACGTCAACTCGTCAATCATCGCTGGCCGGCAGTAG
- a CDS encoding nucleotidyltransferase family protein produces MKPSEVLEKNRQAIREATKRFNATNPRVFGSVARGEDRPDSDLDILVDTLPGTTLFDLGGLLEELTETLGVKVDLVTPGGLPDKIRERVLLEAIVV; encoded by the coding sequence ATGAAGCCCTCAGAAGTGCTGGAGAAGAACAGGCAGGCGATCCGCGAAGCGACGAAGCGCTTCAACGCGACGAACCCGCGTGTCTTCGGCTCCGTGGCGCGCGGCGAGGATCGGCCCGATAGCGATCTAGATATCTTGGTCGACACCTTGCCAGGCACGACATTGTTCGATCTTGGCGGGTTGCTGGAGGAATTGACGGAGACACTTGGCGTGAAGGTGGATCTGGTAACGCCCGGGGGTCTTCCAGACAAGATACGGGAACGCGTTCTCTTAGAAGCGATCGTCGTATGA
- a CDS encoding metallophosphoesterase family protein: MRFAAIADIHGNHLALEAVLADIAALGIGDIVNLGDCFSGPLTAARTAERLRALDMLTVRGNHDRYLIEQAPKAMHASDAAAFGQLNEEDLQWLRRLPTSAVYRDEIYLCHATPANDNIYWLESVSVEGHVFLKPLAEIEALAKGTDFPLILCGHSHIPRMVRLSDNRLIVNPGSVGCPAYDDDAPHYHKVETGHPLASYCILEKGEAGWLPDFRAVAYDHMAMSCLAKENARPDWAGALATGWMP, translated from the coding sequence ATGCGTTTTGCCGCCATTGCAGACATCCATGGCAATCATCTCGCGCTGGAAGCGGTGCTTGCCGACATCGCAGCGCTGGGGATTGGCGATATCGTCAATCTCGGCGATTGCTTCAGCGGGCCGCTGACGGCGGCGCGAACCGCCGAGCGCCTGCGGGCGCTCGACATGTTGACCGTGCGCGGCAATCACGATCGCTATCTGATTGAACAGGCGCCAAAAGCCATGCATGCCTCCGACGCCGCTGCTTTCGGCCAGCTGAACGAGGAGGACCTGCAATGGCTGCGCCGCCTGCCGACAAGTGCGGTCTACCGTGACGAAATCTATCTTTGCCACGCGACGCCGGCGAACGACAACATCTACTGGCTGGAGTCCGTGTCCGTCGAAGGTCACGTATTCCTGAAGCCGCTCGCGGAGATCGAGGCGCTGGCGAAAGGCACGGATTTCCCGCTGATCCTCTGCGGCCACAGCCATATCCCGCGAATGGTCCGCCTCAGCGACAACAGGCTCATCGTCAATCCCGGTAGCGTCGGCTGCCCCGCCTATGACGATGACGCGCCACACTACCACAAGGTCGAGACCGGCCACCCCCTGGCGTCCTATTGCATCCTAGAGAAGGGCGAGGCTGGCTGGCTGCCGGACTTCCGAGCCGTTGCCTACGACCATATGGCCATGTCCTGCCTCGCCAAAGAAAACGCCCGCCCGGATTGGGCAGGCGCGCTTGCGACAGGCTGGATGCCGTAA
- a CDS encoding quinone oxidoreductase family protein, translating into MDRVVTLLAPGGIEQLQVSEQTPQDPGATEIRIRHDAVGMNFLDIYHRRGLYPLPAYPAVLGVEGSGVVEAVGREVTDLKAGDRVVYAGAPVGAYAATRLLPAARAIRLPDSVPSQVAAASMLKGLTAYMLLTKTYRIEPGTTVLVHAAAGGLGSILVPWAKHLGATVIGTVSSEEKAELAHAYGADHLIVGRDADVVGAVKTVTDNRGVDVAYDGIGGGMLAKSIRAVRPLGVVATIGQAGGPIPPVSVDELRPGKWLTHPSIMAYITDTASYLAAAEAVVAMLASGIAATIAREYALEEAALAQQFLEEGRAAGSLILVP; encoded by the coding sequence ATGGACAGGGTCGTTACACTTCTCGCGCCGGGCGGCATCGAGCAATTACAGGTTTCGGAACAGACGCCGCAGGATCCGGGCGCAACTGAAATCCGGATACGCCATGATGCGGTCGGCATGAACTTCCTCGACATCTACCACCGGCGCGGGCTCTACCCGTTGCCTGCCTACCCCGCCGTGCTCGGTGTCGAAGGTTCCGGCGTCGTGGAAGCAGTCGGAAGGGAGGTCACCGACCTGAAGGCCGGCGACCGCGTTGTCTACGCTGGCGCGCCTGTCGGCGCCTATGCCGCGACACGACTGCTTCCGGCGGCGCGCGCCATCCGCCTGCCTGATAGCGTGCCCTCACAGGTTGCCGCTGCCTCCATGCTGAAGGGGCTGACGGCCTATATGCTGCTGACCAAGACCTACCGCATCGAGCCCGGAACCACCGTCCTCGTCCATGCAGCCGCCGGAGGTCTCGGAAGCATCCTCGTGCCGTGGGCCAAGCATCTTGGCGCCACCGTCATCGGAACCGTCAGCTCGGAGGAAAAGGCAGAGCTTGCCCACGCATATGGCGCCGATCACCTGATCGTCGGCCGCGATGCCGATGTCGTTGGCGCCGTGAAGACGGTGACCGATAACAGAGGCGTTGACGTTGCCTATGACGGCATCGGCGGCGGGATGCTCGCAAAGTCCATTCGGGCCGTCCGTCCGCTCGGCGTCGTGGCAACCATCGGACAGGCCGGCGGACCGATCCCGCCCGTCTCAGTCGACGAGCTCCGTCCGGGCAAATGGCTGACGCATCCGAGCATCATGGCCTACATCACGGATACCGCCAGCTACCTGGCGGCAGCCGAGGCGGTGGTCGCAATGCTGGCATCCGGCATCGCTGCAACGATCGCCCGCGAATACGCTTTGGAGGAGGCTGCGCTAGCCCAGCAATTCCTCGAAGAGGGCCGTGCCGCAGGCAGTCTGATTCTTGTTCCATAG
- a CDS encoding LysR family transcriptional regulator: MTRQSINDLVAFLAVAREKSFTKAAAKLGVSQSALSHTIRGLETRLGLRLLTRTTRSVSPTEAGERLLTSIGPRFDEIESELAALSEFREKPAGTIRINAGEHAADAILWPALEKLLPHYPDINVEIIVDYGLTDIVAERYDAGVRLGEQVAKDMIAVRIGPDMRMAVVGAPAYFEQRPKPEIPADLTDHNCINLRLPTYGGVYSWEFEKDGRELKVRVEGQLVFNNIQLRLNAALSGLGLAYMPEMLVQQHLSAGGLVRVLEDWCAPFHGYHLYYPSRRQASPAFSLLVNALRYRA, from the coding sequence ATGACGCGCCAATCGATCAACGATCTTGTGGCCTTTCTGGCCGTGGCGCGGGAAAAGAGCTTCACCAAGGCAGCGGCCAAGCTCGGCGTGTCGCAATCCGCCCTCAGCCACACGATCCGCGGGCTTGAAACCCGGCTCGGGCTTCGGCTGCTGACGCGTACGACGCGCAGCGTGTCGCCAACGGAGGCGGGCGAGCGGTTGCTGACCTCGATCGGGCCGCGCTTCGACGAGATCGAGAGCGAATTGGCAGCACTCAGCGAGTTTCGCGAGAAGCCGGCGGGCACAATCCGCATCAATGCCGGCGAGCATGCGGCCGATGCCATTCTATGGCCGGCGCTCGAAAAGCTGCTTCCGCACTATCCTGACATCAACGTCGAGATCATCGTCGACTACGGGCTGACCGACATCGTCGCCGAGCGCTACGATGCCGGCGTGCGGTTGGGCGAGCAGGTGGCGAAGGACATGATTGCGGTGCGCATCGGACCGGATATGCGGATGGCGGTGGTGGGGGCGCCAGCCTATTTCGAACAGCGACCCAAACCGGAGATACCTGCCGATCTGACCGACCATAACTGCATCAACCTGCGCCTTCCGACCTATGGCGGCGTCTATTCCTGGGAATTCGAGAAGGACGGCCGTGAATTGAAGGTGCGCGTCGAGGGGCAGCTGGTGTTCAACAATATCCAGCTCCGGTTGAACGCGGCGCTTTCGGGGCTCGGCCTGGCCTACATGCCGGAAATGCTGGTGCAGCAACATCTCTCGGCAGGCGGGCTCGTCCGGGTGCTTGAGGATTGGTGTGCGCCGTTCCACGGCTACCATCTGTATTATCCGAGCCGCCGGCAGGCCTCGCCGGCGTTTTCGCTGCTCGTCAACGCGCTTCGTTATCGCGCGTGA
- a CDS encoding LysR family transcriptional regulator, translating into MIDWESLRYFAALARAGTLLGAARALGVEHATVSRRVAGLEEQTGVKLVDRRGRRILLTPEGERVAAMAERMGEEAVAIERLGLAAGATLAGEVRISAPPTLAAALLPAALVALRGRHPDIGITIVGETRYASLDRREADIAVRMTKPEQGNFVISKLGDVAFGFYATAAYLAATPEEQRTFIAYDETMASAPQSMLLGEAAEGRKVALRATTLEFQLAAARAGGGIGMLPNFMLAGLDDLVEAIPQPRPLTRELWLVVHADIRSVPIVRVVMDALKSISWSG; encoded by the coding sequence ATGATCGATTGGGAAAGCCTTCGCTACTTTGCTGCCTTGGCGCGGGCCGGCACATTGCTCGGGGCTGCGCGTGCTCTCGGAGTCGAGCATGCGACGGTTTCCCGGCGGGTTGCCGGACTCGAGGAGCAGACGGGCGTGAAGCTGGTCGACCGGCGCGGGCGCCGCATTCTGCTGACGCCGGAAGGCGAGCGGGTGGCGGCGATGGCCGAGCGCATGGGCGAGGAGGCCGTTGCGATCGAGAGGCTGGGGCTTGCTGCCGGTGCGACGCTTGCCGGGGAGGTCAGGATCAGCGCGCCGCCAACGCTCGCTGCGGCATTGCTGCCGGCCGCACTGGTCGCGTTGCGCGGTCGGCATCCCGATATCGGCATCACGATCGTCGGCGAGACACGCTACGCCTCACTCGACCGGCGGGAGGCGGATATTGCCGTTCGCATGACGAAGCCCGAGCAGGGCAACTTCGTCATCAGCAAGCTCGGAGATGTCGCTTTCGGCTTTTATGCCACGGCTGCTTATCTTGCGGCGACGCCGGAGGAGCAAAGGACCTTCATCGCCTATGACGAAACGATGGCGAGCGCGCCGCAATCGATGCTGCTTGGCGAGGCAGCGGAGGGCCGCAAGGTGGCGCTCCGGGCAACGACGCTGGAGTTTCAGCTCGCCGCAGCGCGTGCCGGCGGCGGCATCGGCATGCTGCCGAATTTCATGCTGGCCGGCCTGGATGATCTTGTCGAAGCGATCCCTCAACCGCGCCCGCTGACGCGAGAACTGTGGCTCGTCGTCCATGCCGACATCCGCAGCGTGCCAATCGTGCGGGTTGTTATGGACGCGTTGAAGTCGATTTCGTGGTCGGGCTGA
- the uraH gene encoding hydroxyisourate hydrolase: MTGLTTHVLDTAAGKPAVGLRIDLFHLDGDFRRHIKTVSTNSDGRVDGGPILIGDSFKAGTYELLFHAGDYLRAAGIALPHPAFLDLVPIRFGIADVTAHYHVPLLISPYGYSTYRGS; encoded by the coding sequence ATGACCGGACTGACCACACACGTTCTCGATACCGCCGCCGGCAAACCGGCCGTAGGGCTGCGGATCGATCTCTTCCATCTGGATGGGGACTTCCGTCGCCACATCAAGACGGTCAGTACAAATTCCGATGGCCGCGTCGATGGCGGACCTATCTTGATCGGCGACAGCTTTAAGGCGGGAACCTACGAACTGCTCTTCCACGCTGGCGACTACCTGCGCGCGGCGGGTATCGCCCTGCCGCATCCGGCCTTTCTGGATCTCGTGCCCATCCGTTTCGGCATCGCCGACGTGACCGCGCATTATCACGTGCCGCTGTTGATCTCGCCCTATGGCTATTCGACCTATCGCGGCAGCTAG
- a CDS encoding ureidoglycolate lyase has translation MNQRLDILPLTKSAFAPFGDVIEADPATLRYINNGTTERFHALAAAEAAGEGARVIINLFRGQPRAFPYEVGMMERHPFGSQSFSPISGRPYLVVVSEDEGRPGRPRVFLARGDQGVNYRRNVWHHPLMSLGAASDFLVVDREGPGNNLEEYFFETPFIISEPIL, from the coding sequence GTGAACCAACGTCTCGACATTCTTCCCCTCACCAAATCTGCCTTCGCGCCCTTCGGCGACGTGATCGAAGCCGATCCGGCAACGCTGCGCTATATCAACAATGGCACGACGGAGCGCTTCCATGCACTGGCCGCCGCCGAAGCAGCGGGCGAGGGCGCGCGCGTCATCATCAATCTCTTCCGCGGTCAGCCGCGTGCCTTTCCCTACGAAGTCGGCATGATGGAGCGGCATCCGTTCGGCAGCCAGAGCTTTTCGCCGATCTCCGGCCGCCCCTACCTCGTTGTCGTGTCCGAGGACGAAGGCAGGCCCGGTCGCCCTCGGGTGTTCCTGGCCCGAGGCGATCAGGGCGTGAACTATCGCCGCAATGTCTGGCATCATCCGCTGATGTCTCTCGGCGCCGCCAGCGACTTCCTCGTCGTAGACCGTGAGGGGCCCGGTAACAATCTGGAAGAATACTTCTTCGAAACCCCGTTCATCATCAGCGAGCCGATCCTATGA